A stretch of DNA from Arachis hypogaea cultivar Tifrunner chromosome 19, arahy.Tifrunner.gnm2.J5K5, whole genome shotgun sequence:
aaattcCCTATCTATGGGGATCACTTAAGGTGAGCTACTGACTGCTTTTTCTTTGCTGGCAGATTGTTTATGATGTGACAGATGAAGAGAGCTTCAATAATGTGAAGCAGTGGCTCAGTGAAATCGATCGCTATGCTAGTGACAACGTCAACAAACTCTTAGTTGGAAACAAGAGTGATCTGACAGCAAATAGAGTTGTCTCATATGAAACAGCCAAAGTACAGCTTTAATACACATACTCGATTTTCTGTTGTTTTCTCATGAAGGAAATAACTTCTACTCTTCAACTCTGTTCAATTTTTCTGCTAGTGGGGTGATTCATATTGGTCTTGTTTCTGCTTCAGCATTTGTAACCAGTTCTTTTCCTTGTACTCCTATTGCAGGCGTTTGCCGATGAAATAGGCATTCCTTTTATGGAAACTAGTGCAAAAGACTCTACAAATGTCGAACAAGCATTCATGGCCATGTCTGCTGCCATCAAGAATAGGTAATTTGTTCCTGATTCTTATTTAATGATAGATGATAGATATTAGGGAAAATctccaagtttggtgtcacttggcaAGTTGGCCATGTATTGGTTATTGCCTTCCTGGAATTATGATTGATAATTTATCAACGGTGTTTTGACTTTTGAGAGCTTTAGTGTCAAATCTGAAATTTTATGCTATTCTTTTCTGGCATTGATTTCGTTCAAGCATGTTATCTTACGCTTTATTTGTGACATCAATATAGAATGGCGAGCCAACCAGCCGCAAACAATGCAAGGCCTCCCACAGTGCAGATCAAAGGACAGCCAGTTGGACAGAAAAGTGGGTGTTGCTCTTCCTAGTCAGATAATGTTACAGATCCTTTTTCACTTGGTCTGCTAGTTGCTCTGTTCCATGTAAGATTTGTCATTTTAGTAAGTAGTGGATCCATGTCATATAATTTGTCCTGTGGTTTGAGAATTGACCTAGATGATCCCATTCTTTACATATACTTAAATGGTATGTTTGGGCTTATTATATTAGCACTCGTTAATGATAAATCTATATCTTCCAGCTCATATCTTCACTAAGTTTTCTTTCAGTTTCTGTCTTAGAACTGTATAATTTTGCACAATATGTACCCTATAATAAATGTTTATCTGGTTCTAGCCGTCACTCCCTGACTTGTATAAAAGGAATTGATTTTGCTAACATGTATATCTTGGTAACGGATATTAATGGATATTAATGAAGCAAGAAAAGATCTTGGTTCTAGCACCTGTTCAACAAGGCAGATTTGAACCTCATGCCCAATGGCACACCTAATTTCACGTGAAGCTTTGGACTTGTTCGGTTGCTCTATTTGGTTACACAGGAAAGTGCAGGAGAAATTCTACATCAAATTGCCATACAACCGATAAAATTTTTTGGGCCTTTTCCCAAAGTTCTATTTGTCGATGTTTTTTTAAATGAACGTCCGGTGATGCAAAATACTGAGCCTCTTCGTATGGAGGTTTTGGCTTACTATTTTTACTAGATAGAATGGAGATAAAATAAAGCAAGTTTACAATAGAAATGGTAGAGAGCtactaaaatttattcttttttgactattatttttaatcatcaatctaatttttttagtttagtaatttaaCAATATACTTTAGCTTATATATTTAAACATCGATGACTAAACGATAAATTCTATTGGTCTTTTAACATTTTTCAATTTACAATCATCGCAAATATTATCTGGGAAAATAAGGATGGATTtagattctctaaagtttgaatttcactttagagagtaaagtgtctcttactatttattttataggtaggaccaagaataaatatgagagagaaaccatTTAAGGGTAGAAGATTATACTTTATCctctaaaatacaaatttaaaatttagaagatccaaattcaataaggatatgatattttattttttagaaatgcATTATGGTAATAGACAACTTTGTGAGTAAAAGTAACTTAGACCAATTGACTCATAAAAGGGATTGGTCAAGTCAATCGTTCACCCACCTTAACTGAAACAGGTTTTTTGTTTCAAATATGCTTGTAAAAATGAGATGATTAATAGGTTCGAGTCAATTAACCCGTGAATTAACCTTAGAAATGCAGAATATAGCGCATCTTGCAAAACAAGCATGGAGAGCTTTGAAGAATCCTGATGCAATTTGGGTAAAAATTCTACAAGCTGTCTATTACCCAAAGGGCAATTTCTGGGAGGCGCAGGTTGGGAAGAATTCTTCGTGGATATGGAAAAGCATTCTGCATGGACGAGAATTGCTAAGGATGAAAGGAAAGTGGAGTGTTGGAAATGGGTCAAAAATTAATATATGGAGGGATAATTGGATAGCTGAAGTAGGTAAGGTGCTGGGGAATGGTAGACAAGATAATCAGAAAGTTGAAGAGCTCATTGAAGAGGGAAGGGGTTGGAATGAGAGAAAAATCAGAAGCATGTTTTCGCCAGAAATTTGTGATGCTATCATTAGAACCCCAATTAGTTTTGTGAATAAGGAGGATGATTTATACTGGCCTGCAAGAGATGATGGTATATATACCATAAAGACAGGTTATTTCGCAGCAAAAGGAGAATTTCAATCTCGAGATCATGGGAACCCATCCACAAGTGATGCTAGGAGGGAGTTATGGAAAGAAATTTGGAAAATGGAAGTTTCctctaaaatcaaatcatttttgtGGAAGGCAGCCCATGATATCGTGCCGGTAAATTCAAATTTGTTCAAGAAGAGAATTGCTGGGAGTCCTATATGCCAGATTTGTACTAAAGAGGTGGAGACAACAGAGCATGCGTTATTGCTATGTGAGTGGACAAGGGCTGCATGGTTTGGAGCTGATTGTCAGTGTATTCCAACAACAGAAACAGTTACTGAGTTTGGAGACTGGTTTATGACAATCATACAAAAAATCAAATTAGTAGGGGGGAGgaggaaaataaaagaattagtAAAATAGGATTTCTGGTGTGGGAGATATGGAAGACTAGAAATCAGAAAGTGTACCAGCAGCAAGAAATTAATCCTAGATGGACTATAAAGAGGGCTAAACTAATGGAAAATCTGTTTTGGAGAATAGCGGAAAAGaagataaatttaaaagaaagacagGTTCAAAAAGGAACGAGAGAGGTTCATTGGAGGCCACCCCTGCGGATTGGATCAAAGCAAATGTGGATGCTTCTTTCAAAAAGAATACAGGCAAAGGAGCTATAGCAGTGGTGTACAGAGATAATAGAGGAAAGATTTTATTAGGTTTCACATGATTAATTCAAGCAAACTCAGTCACAGTAGCAGAAGCTTTAGCAATCAGACAAGCTCTAATCATTGCAAATAATTTGTTCATGGAAAAAGTTCTCATTGAATCAGATAATCTAAAAATCATACAAGCAATTAAATCCAAGAGTCCAATTGGTGAAGCATGGGCAATTATTCAGGATATTCAGTTGTTATTGGAACAATTACCTGGTAGGGGCATAACTTAGACTCCTAGAGAAGGAAATCTTCTTGCACATAAAGTGGCCAGAGAAGCAGAATTAGGGAACCTTCATTTAAATTGGAGCATGCAACCACCATTAGAAATTCTGCGTATTATGCACAATGAAAGTAAGAATCAATAGAAAGAGCAATATATGTGAAGAGACGAGTTATATAGAAAACATCACATGTTCTCATATTTCATCGATAATACAAAAAAGAAACGTCTCTTAGCCAGATCATATGTGATCTGAGGCAAAAGCTC
This window harbors:
- the LOC112775621 gene encoding ras-related protein RABD2a, which gives rise to MNPEYDYLFKLLLIGDSGVGKSCLLLRFADDSYIESYISTIGVDFKIRTVEQDGKTIKLQIWDTAGQERFRTITSSYYRGAHGIIIVYDVTDEESFNNVKQWLSEIDRYASDNVNKLLVGNKSDLTANRVVSYETAKAFADEIGIPFMETSAKDSTNVEQAFMAMSAAIKNRMASQPAANNARPPTVQIKGQPVGQKSGCCSS